In Rhodothermales bacterium, the genomic stretch CGCCGAGCACCACGTCTTCATCGTCAACAACCAGTACCTCACATTTCGAAATCATGTGCTCTGTGTCCAGGAGTTCTGGCTATTCGGGCGGGGCTGTCGCCACCACGACAGGTGGCTTCGCCGGAAGTCTGATCGTAAACCGGGTTCCTTCTCCGGGGACACTCGACACCTGCACGTCTCCCCCGTGGTCCTCCACGATGCCCCACACAATTGCTAATCCAAGCCCAGTACCCTCGGTCCCCTTCGTGGTGAAGAACGGGTCGAAGATCTTGTCCATGTGCTCTT encodes the following:
- a CDS encoding PAS domain-containing sensor histidine kinase produces the protein EHMDKIFDPFFTTKGTEGTGLGLAIVWGIVEDHGGDVQVSSVPGEGTRFTIRLPAKPPVVVATAPPE